GCTCGTGGCCAACTCAGAGTCTACCCTGATGCAGACGGTAacccctctcccacctcttccTGCGCCCCGGGAACCCAGCTGAGCGGGAAGCAGGGCGCGCGGCTGACAGGTCCTTGGCCGGCACAGCCCTTCCTCTGACCGGGGTCTCTCCTCCGTCAGGAGAAGCAGTTCTTCCACAAGGTGAGCGAGCGCCTGTCCCGCCCGAACATCTTCATCCTGAACAACCGCTGGGACGCGTCTGCCTCGGAGCCCGAGTACATGGAAGAGGTTAGTGGCTGTTTGTCCCGTCAGCGTGGGGGACGCCACCCTGTGTGTCTACTCAGGACCTCTTCGTGGGCGCCCAGGCCACAGCAGGCCTGTGACAGGGTCCTGCAGCAGAGATTTCCCACGTGTTCCTCCGAGAGCTCGCCCCCACTTCCCCACGCCCTCGCCCCCTACTCCCCCTGCTCTTCCGAAGGCGGCCGTCCAGGTCCGGAAAGCGTCCCCGCCGCCTTCGCTGTGCCCTTGTTGGAGGCGGGTGCTCAGTTCAGTTCATAAAGAATTAATCCTGTAGAACACGCTCAGCTTTCAGAAGACATCCCGGAGAGAAGcctgaagggggaggggagaagagttGATCCTCACTGATGGTTCACGGTTCTTCGCATGTCCTGCAAGACCGGAAAGGCCAGAGAAAGGAGTAGCGGATTGGCAACAAGGGAGGCGAAGCGCGCAGCCGGCTGGCCGGTGCCCAGCAGGATGACTGGGAAGCCCCTCACCAGTGAGGCGGCTGTCACGGAGTTGTTGGAAGGAGGAGGTCTGCTCACACTGAGGAAAGCACCGGGCAGGAAAACCCTAGGAGTTCAGAGCCAGGAGGGGTTTTCCAGTCACTCATCCTATACGTGAGGCCCTGGGAGGTCTCGGCTTGACAGGACAGAGCCCAGGTTTAGAGTCTTACCTGGCTCCTGTGTTCCTTTCCTTCTCGGGCAACAAAGTGAAGACGCTGTGCTGATCTAACAAGGGGCAGTTTGAAGCatatttaagctttttttttattatttaagattttatttatttatttgacaggaagagacacagcgacagagggaacacaagcaggggagtgggagagggagaagcaggcttcctgcagaggagggagcccgatgtggggctccatcccaggacctcaggatcatgacctgagctgaatgcagatgcttaaccaaccaagctactcaggcaccccacttttttatttttaattttaattttattttttttaaattttagatcatGATTTGgcgggtaggggcagagggagagggagaatcccgaGCAGACTCCAAGATGAatgcagagccccatgcggggcttgatcccacaactctgagttcatgacctgggctgaaatccagagttggatgcttaaccgactgagcatcCCATGtgtttaagcattttttttttttttttttagattttatttatttgtcagagagagagagagagcgagagtgagcacaggcagagtggcagacagagtcagagggagaagcaggctccctgcagagcaaggagcgcgatgtgggactcgatcccaggacgctgggatcatgacctgagccgaaggcagctgcttaaccaactgagccacccaggcgtcccgtgttTAAGCATTTCTGCTTGTATGTGCATAAAGTAGCTGTGGCGGCCTGTACCCCAAGAGACCCCGATCGTGTTGGTTTTGGGGAGCTTGGTGCCTAGAGAACGGTGATGGTGGGAGATGagttcgagagagagagagagtgtgtgtgtgtgtgtgtgtgtacctttgGGGTACTGAACCACCTGACTATATTACCTGTTCTTTGGAGGAGAGGCAGTTGGGGCTGCGGGCTCCCTCAGGAAGGGTCCCCCGGCACCCCGCTTGGTTACACCCATCTGCTTGGGCTTCAGGTGCGGCGGCAGCACATGGAGCGTTGTACCAGCTTCCTGGTGGACGAGCTGGGCGTGGTGGATCGAGGCCAGGCTGGAGACCGCATCTTCTTTGTGTCTGCCAAGGAGGTGCTCAACGCCAGGATCCAGAAGGCCCAGGGCATGCCTGAAGGAGGTGACAAGGGAGcaggtttccttcttccttttccctgatGTTTGAGACAGTTGGTTTGTGTTAAGTCAGCCGGTAGAAGGTAGTTCTGAGCATGAGGTGGTAAGAAGAGCCATGAGTAAGAAGCTCCTTGCTTCTctgctggtattttatttttatttcgttttttattattgttttaaattgtatttatttacttgagagggagaggaCGAGcaaggggagacagagggaggaacaagctgactccccgctgagcagggagcctgatgcggggctccatcccaggatcctgggagcatgacctgagccgaaggcagaggcttaacccactgagccacccaggcgcccctctgccaGTGCCGGAAACGCAGTGCTTGGTCGGATTGGCTTTGGGGGATTTCAGGGTTTTCTTCTTCCGTGCCGTCACGTCCTGACTCATGCGGTGCACTTCTCCTAGGGGGCGCTCTTGCAGAAGGCTTTCAAGTGAGGATGTTCGAGTTTCAGAATTTTGAAAGGAGATTTGAGGTGAGCCCTTTGATTCCAGTATCTTGTTATTTTGTGGCCCCCCCAGCACCCACCATCCATGTCCCTGGCAGTGAGTGCCCGAGCCTGGCCTGTGGCTGGTGCCCCCCTCACCACCTCTTGTCTGTTCCAGGAGTGCATCTCCCAGTCCGCGGTGAAGACCAAATTTGAGCAGCACACAGTCCGGGCCAAGCAGATCGCAGAGGCCGTGCGTCTCATCATGGATTCCCTGCACATTGCGGCACAGGAGCAGCGGTAAGAACCCAAGACCGCGTGCCCGCGGAGGGCAGTGCTGGGAGGTGATCACCACCTCCTCCCCCGTGTGCCTGCCGGCAGAGCCGAGTCTCTGGGCTGCCACCAGGCCCAGTCAGACCTGTGTGGAGTCACCTACTGAGGATGTCCTTTGGGTGTCTGGTGTCCTCTGTGGTGTGTATGGTGGTCCCCTGAAACGCTGCCCCACAGGCCCGTGTTGGAGGCCTGGGCCTAGCACCACACTGAGCACTGCAGCATTTCTTAGAGCTTGAAGCAggacatgtgttttatttttttttattttttatttttttaaagattttatttagacatttgacagacagagatcacaagtaggcagagaggcaggcagagagagagagaggaggaggaagcaggctccctgcagagcagagagcccgacgtggggctccatcccagaaccctgggatcatgacctgaaccaaaggcagaggctttaacccactgagccacccaggcgccccgtggtttttttttttaaagattttattttaagtaatctctacacccaacgtggggcttgaactcataacgtTGCGTGTTCTATCAACTGAACCAGCTaggctcccctctccccccaggatacttttcttctttctttctttcttttttttttttttttaagatatatttatttattttagagaggaaaatttggggggtgggcagagggagaggaagaaggaacctcaagcagacttcggGCTGATTGCTGGGCCCGGCTCGAGGCTCAGTCTCGGGACCCAGACGCCAGGACCTGCGCTGGTAcctagagtcagacactcagccaaccgactgagccacccaggcatcccacccaggagacatttttttaaaaggcttttttttttgctagaaatTTACATCTGGGAAAGTTGAGAGAATAATACAAAAACATCTTGTTTCTTTCAGTGTTTGCTTTATGTTATCTTaaagttgaataaaaaaaaaaaaccaggtggcgtctgagtggctcagatggttaggcatctgcctttggctcgggctgTGGTccgagggttctgggatcgagtcctttactgggcttcctgctcagcggggagcctgcttctccctcttccattcccccctccctctctcgctgtctctctccctgtcaaataaataaaatcttaaaaaaaaaaaaaaaaaccattaaatgctgtttgattctttttttttttttttttaagattttatttatttatttgacagagagaaatcacaagtagatggagaggcaggcagagagagaggggggaagcaggctccctgctgagcagagagcccgatgcgggactcgatcccaggaccttgagatcatgacctgagccgaaggcagcggcttaacccactgagccacccaggcgccccaaatgctGTTTGATTCTTTAGCCCCTGTGCCGCTGTCATCTGCCCATTCCTCAGAGGTAACCACAGCCTTGAATTGGTGTGTAGCTGTAGCCATTTAAAAGTACTTCCACACAGATCCGGAAGAGTATGTAATGTTGCTtcatgtgttctttctttctttctttctttttaaagattttatttatttaaaagattttatttatttaaaaaatcttttaaaataaaagattttatttatttatttattcatcgaaaatttacttatttaaaagattttattttatttatttatttacttctgagagagatcagaagtaggcagaggggcaggcagagagagagaggaagaagcaggctccctgccaagcagagagttcgatgcggggctcgatcccagaaccctgggatcatgacctgagccgaaggcagaggctttaacccactgagccacccagttgccctgctTTGTGTGTGCTTTAAAAAGCAGAGATGTCGTATTGGGACCGTCTGCCTTAGTGCACCGTGTGTTTCTGCCCAGCACTGGTTTTGCCCCTTACGCTGCCAGTAACATGGAGTTGGAGTTTGGGACCATGAACTGCCATAGAATATTCCCTGGGGAGTATACCTCGTTTTCCCATggatgttttaagtttttatttatggaAGTGACCTTTGtacctggtgtggggctcgaatGCCCCGAGATCGAGCGTCGGGTGCCCCACTGACTTGAGTAGGCCAGGAGTCCCTCCTGTGGGTTGGTTTTTAGATTCCGTTGTTTTCCTGCTGCAAACCCTTCCGCAGCGGACATGAGTTTACGTGGCCCCTTGTGCAGATTTGGAAGTCTGTCTGGGATGAACTCCTGGAGGCGGAACTGTTCGTCTCGGGGTGTGTGCCTTTTCAGTTTCACCGTTTCCCTTTGTTGCTCTCGGAAACATGCGCTCCCAGTGCCCCCAGCAGCGTGTTGCCGGGACTCAGCTCCTCCCACGCCTCGCCAACACTTCAAACTTGCTGCTTTTTGTCAGGCTTCTGCCTGCCTAGAGTAGAACCTCTTCGTAATTTCGTTGCCCCGATGACTAATGAGGCTGAGCTGTTTGCCTCTGTGAACGGGCAGAACTTGGTCTGAGCCCCCTGGAAGTGTGCTCCCTGCCCCGGCGCCCCCTTCTGAGGCGGGAGACCCAAGAGTACGTGGCTGGCACCTGGGAAGGCGGAGAGCATGTCTCCAGGCATGCACAGGAAACTGTTGGGGCACACGCAGGCTTCCCCGGACCCCTTGCTCCTCTGTTGGCTTGGACGGGGACCCGCTCTTGACACCAGCGTGCGCTCTCGCAGGGTTTACTGCCTGGAAATGCGCGAGGAGCGGCAGGAGCGGCTGAGGTTTATTGACAAGCAGCTGGAGCTCCTGGCGCAGGACTACAAGCTGCGGATTAAGCAGATCACggaggaggtggagaggcaggtgaGGTTCGGGGAGGAAGCACTCGGGGAGCTCTGGACTCCCGGGTCGCATGCGGAGGGCTGGGAAGGTAAAAGGGCGCACGTCCTTCCCGTGAGGGTTTCTCAGCCTTGCAGAGGAGGCTGTGGCTCTGTCCTGAGCGCACGGTACCCCCCGCCCAACACACTTGGGGCTCCTTTGTCCCCTCTGTGACCCTGGGCCAGCCCCTGTCCTCCGGGCCTCCCCTCCACATCTCAGACGTTTGCTCGCCCATCTGCAACATCCCTTCTGCCTCGGGAGCCTTCTGCGGTGAGAGCGGAGGAAACTGCCGGCTCGCGGGGGCGCTCGTGTGGTCTGCGAGCGTCGCCTGGGGGCTCTCCTGGCATGGCAGGTGCTCGCCCTCACCGACGGCGCACCTCATTGTCCCGCAGGTGTCCACCGCGATGGCGGAGGAGATCAGGCGCCTCTCCGTGCTGGTGGACGAGTACCAGATGGATTTCCATCCTTCCCCGGTGGTCCTCAAGGTCTACAAGAACGTGAGTGGTCAAGCGGCACGGGTTCTGCACTCACCTCTGTCCCTTCTGGCCGCGGGGTGGAACGGCCACGCAGGACGGTGATTCGGCCCCTGCTGGTCTGTGTCCGGGCCcttcagctggggtgggggggtgggcaggacccCAGCTTTCAGCCCGTGTTGCGGTCCCCTGCGGGGGCGGGCTCACCAGCCTCAGGTTGGTCCCCAGAAGGAGCTCCTGATGCtgtgctgcttctgcttcccttAACCTCTCCCGTCCGCACACAGGAACTGCACCGCCACATCGAGGAGGGCCTGGGCCGGAACATGTCCGACCGCTGCTCCGCGGCCGTCAGCAGCTCCCTGCAGGCCACGCGGCAGGACATGATAGGTCAGTGCCTCAGGGGCCCCGTGCTGCCCGCAGGTTCGCCCTGGAGGCCCGTGCATGGGGACGACGGCCTTCCCTTGTCTGTCAGCTGTGCTGATGAGTCCGTTCCAGACCCTCCGATTCTCGGGGTGTCTTGTCCCTTCATCCACACACAGACTCTGGGAGCCGGCTCAGGCGACCCCACGGAACTGTCCCAGACTGAGGGTCTGGCCTGTCCTGAGATGCACACGGGGCATAGAAGTCAGCAGGTGTAGAGCCTCTGCACGGAACCCCGGGGAGCGCTGCCCTGCCTCTCTGAGGAGGCCCTTGCAGCGCCCCAGGCCCGCTCCTGCGCAGTTGTCCGCGTCCCCGGCGGGGCTGGCATGGCTTCCATCCCGAGGCTGGGCACGGGTGCGGCACAGGGCCGACGAGCTGATGGGCTTTCTCCTCGTTTCTGCTCCTGACAGATGGTTTGAAACCCCTCCTGCCTCCGTCTGTGCGGAGTCAGATAGACGTGCTCGTCCCTCGGCAGTGCTTCTCCCTCAGCTACGACCTGAACTGTGACAAGCTGTGTGCGGACTTTCAGGAGGACATCGAGTTCCATTTCTCTCTCGGGTGGACCATGCTGGTGAACAGGTTCCTGGGCCCCAAGAACAGCCGCCGGGCCCTGATGGGCTACAACGACCAGGCAAGCAGTGCCCCGCCGCACCCTTTCTGCAGACGCGGGGACCGCTCGGATGGGGCTGTCCCGCGGTAGCAGCCGGCGCGCCTCGGCGGCCACACAGCACACTGTGGCTCCCGATTTTTGCCACACATCAGTCGAGTCTTCCCCTAAGTATCCATAGCTAACGAAATTTAACAGGTTAGCTGAATTTTGTCTTTAGTATATATTACAGTAAGTATACTGTTGAATGTAGAAGATTTAAATGAGCCCACGTGGCACCATTGCACAAGTCAGATTTCAAACCACTGCTGTCCTTGCACTTGAACTATGTGTGTCCTGTTCCTGGGGCACATCCCACACGAGGCGGGAAGGCCAGGGCTCTCATTTTGTGGGGTTTTCTAATCCTCCCCTTGGAGCCTAAATGCTTCCTGGCTGAATGAATGCAAAGTTTGTTgggtttttggttggtttttttttttttttttttttgctatttggaAATGGCAGAGCCGCACTGTGTcccacttcccagcctccagggccTGAGGCTCACTGAGGATTCTGTTGAACGAGAGGCTGGCCACACCCTTCACCCTCTGGTCATCTCTTTTCAGGTGCAGCGCCCGGTCCCTCTGACGCCAGCCAACCCTAGCATGCCCCCGCTGCCGCAGGGCTCCCTCACCCAAGAAGAGCTCATGGTTTCCATGGTCACCGGCCTGGCCTCCTTGACGTCCAGGACCTCCATGGGCATTCTCGTTGTTGGAGGCGTGGTCAGTGACAAGCCCTGCCCGggaaggctgggggtgggagggcggggCCTGGGGGGCATAGTCCCGGTGTGGGAGGGGGTCCCTGCGTTGGCCCCATGTGTCACAGCAGGCACAGCGGTGGTTTCATGGCCACCAGTGACTATTCACAGTGGTCTCATGGGAAACTGCACAGCCTGAGCCTAAGCCCCAATGCGTAttcgttgatttttttttttttaaagattttatttatttatttgacagagagagatcacaagtaggcagagaggcaggcagagagagagagggaaacaggctccctgctgagcagagagcccgatgcgggactcgatcccaggaccctgagatcatgacctgagccgaaggcagtggcttaacccactgagccacccaggcgcccgtattc
This Neovison vison isolate M4711 chromosome 2, ASM_NN_V1, whole genome shotgun sequence DNA region includes the following protein-coding sequences:
- the MFN2 gene encoding mitofusin-2 isoform X2, which gives rise to MSLLFSRCNSIVTVKKDKRHMAEVNASPLKHFVTAKKKINGIFEQLGAYIQESATFLEDTHRNAELDPVTTEEQVLDVKGYLSKVRGISEVLARRHMKVAFFGRTSNGKSTVINAMLWDKVLPSGIGHTTNCFLRVEGTDGHEAFLLTEGSEEKRSVKTVNQLAHALHQDEQLHAGSLVSVMWPNSKCPLLKDDLVLMDSPGIDVTTELDSWIDKFCLDADVFVLVANSESTLMQTEKQFFHKVSERLSRPNIFILNNRWDASASEPEYMEEVRRQHMERCTSFLVDELGVVDRGQAGDRIFFVSAKEVLNARIQKAQGMPEGGGALAEGFQVRMFEFQNFERRFEECISQSAVKTKFEQHTVRAKQIAEAVRLIMDSLHIAAQEQRVYCLEMREERQERLRFIDKQLELLAQDYKLRIKQITEEVERQVSTAMAEEIRRLSVLVDEYQMDFHPSPVVLKVYKNELHRHIEEGLGRNMSDRCSAAVSSSLQATRQDMIDGLKPLLPPSVRSQIDVLVPRQCFSLSYDLNCDKLCADFQEDIEFHFSLGWTMLVNRFLGPKNSRRALMGYNDQVQRPVPLTPANPSMPPLPQGSLTQEELMVSMVTGLASLTSRTSMGILVVGGVVWKAVGWRLIALSFGLYGLLYVYERLTWTTKAKERAFKRQFVEYASEKLQLVISYTGSNCSHQVQQELSGTFAHLCQQVDVTRENLEQEIAAMNKKIEVLDSLQSKAKLLRNKAGWLDSELNMFTHQYLQPSR
- the MFN2 gene encoding mitofusin-2 isoform X1, coding for MSLLFSRCNSIVTVKKDKRHMAEVNASPLKHFVTAKKKINGIFEQLGAYIQESATFLEDTHRNAELDPVTTEEQVLDVKGYLSKVRGISEVLARRHMKVAFFGRTSNGKSTVINAMLWDKVLPSGIGHTTNCFLRVEGTDGHEAFLLTEGSEEKRSVKTVNQLAHALHQDEQLHAGSLVSVMWPNSKCPLLKDDLVLMDSPGIDVTTELDSWIDKFCLDADVFVLVANSESTLMQTEKQFFHKVSERLSRPNIFILNNRWDASASEPEYMEEVRRQHMERCTSFLVDELGVVDRGQAGDRIFFVSAKEVLNARIQKAQGMPEGGDKGAGGALAEGFQVRMFEFQNFERRFEECISQSAVKTKFEQHTVRAKQIAEAVRLIMDSLHIAAQEQRVYCLEMREERQERLRFIDKQLELLAQDYKLRIKQITEEVERQVSTAMAEEIRRLSVLVDEYQMDFHPSPVVLKVYKNELHRHIEEGLGRNMSDRCSAAVSSSLQATRQDMIDGLKPLLPPSVRSQIDVLVPRQCFSLSYDLNCDKLCADFQEDIEFHFSLGWTMLVNRFLGPKNSRRALMGYNDQVQRPVPLTPANPSMPPLPQGSLTQEELMVSMVTGLASLTSRTSMGILVVGGVVWKAVGWRLIALSFGLYGLLYVYERLTWTTKAKERAFKRQFVEYASEKLQLVISYTGSNCSHQVQQELSGTFAHLCQQVDVTRENLEQEIAAMNKKIEVLDSLQSKAKLLRNKAGWLDSELNMFTHQYLQPSR